One window of Quercus robur chromosome 5, dhQueRobu3.1, whole genome shotgun sequence genomic DNA carries:
- the LOC126727773 gene encoding uncharacterized protein LOC126727773 has protein sequence MKHDENLQREVAGLKRELRHARRERSPPCSEPSSGESDGTNYRRRLRTPQSETFSYEKEHCHRRRRRSPTSRGLGNDAMNKALSQISKSPFTRNMDDATHPRRFHQPTFSLYDGHLDPVVHVSYYSQKMAIYSRDDALMCKIFPSSLGPTAMRWFNGLRANSVGSFKTLTRAFGARFITCSRTPRPLGSLLTLSMREGETLKSYSDRYWEMFNEIEGKNDPVAITTFKAGLPANHDLRKSLTGKPVTSVRQLMDRIDKYRRVEEDQLQGKEKAKDHGHTTDNCRNLWNHLEQLVREGKSKQLLHHSSGRASQAGSEVRGDASSRLPLGMINVIFAALGRTGSCPSRVLSVSRSPAKDHSQALKRAKRRVPLILGFSDEDMAGTIQPHEDALVVTLRISGYDVRRVMVDQGSVVDVMYPDLYRGLGLKPEDLTAYNSPLVSFEGRLVTPKGLIRLPVQSGMDVVEVDFIVVDVFSPYTAIVGRPWLHTLKAVSSTLHQKVKYPFGDQVLEIVGSQAAARQCLVVAIQHRPEAETSATADNEL, from the exons ATGAAGCATGATGAGAATCTGCAACGTGAGGTTGCAGGTTTGAAGAGAGAGTTGCGCCATGCACGGCGGGAACGTTCCCCACCTTGCTCCGAACCATCATCTGGGGAGTCAGATGGAACTAATTATAGGCGGCGATTGAGAACTCCGCAAAGCGAGACTTTCTCCTATGAAAAGGAGCACTGCCATCGACGTAGGCGTAGAAGCCCAACTAGCAGGGGCTTGGGaaacgatgccatgaacaaagccTTGAGTCAAATTTCCAAGTCACCCTTTACGAGAAACATGGACGATGCTACCCATCCTCGGCGGTTCCATCAGCCTACGTTCTCTCTGTATGATGGCCATTTAGATCCGGTGGTACATGTAAGCTATTACAGCCAGAAGATGGCTATTTACTCCAGGGATGATGCTTTGATGTGCAAGATTTTTCCATCGAGTTTGGGTCCAacggcgatgaggtggttcaatggctTAAGGGCCAATTCTGTTGGATCTTTCAAAACACTGACTCGGGCTTTTGGTGCTCGTTTTATTACATGCAGCAGGACtcctcggcctttgggatcCTTGTTGACTTTGTCTATGCGAGAGGGCGAGACTCTCAAGAGTTACTCAGAtaggtactgggaaatgtttaacGAAATAGAGGGAAAGAATGATCCTGTGGCTATAACCACTTTCAAAGCTGGTCTCCCAGCTAATCACGATTTGAGGAAATCCTTGACGGGTAAACCTGTCACTAGTGTGCGCCAGCTGATGGACAGAATAGATAAGTACAGAAGGGTAGAGGAAGATCAACTTCAGGGGAAAGAAAAGGCCAAG GATCATGGGCACACGACGGACAACTGCAGGAATTTATGGAACCACTTGGAACAGTTGGTCCGTGAAGGGAAATCaaagcaactcttgcatcacTCCAGTGGAAGGGCGAGCCAAGCAGGTTCTGAGGTTCGTGGGGACGCTTCATCAAGGCTCCCCCTGGGTATGATTAACGTTATCTTTGCGGCCCTGGGAAGGACTGGATCTTGCCCCTCCAGAGTGTTGTCGGTGTCCCGATCCCCAGCCAAGGATCATTCTCAAGCATTGAAGAGAGCCAAGAGGCGTGTCCCcctgattttgggtttttcagaTGAGGATATGGCTGGGACCATACAGCCCCATGAGGATGCTTTGGTGGTAACGTTGAGGATTAGCGGGTACGATGTCAGAAGAGTGATGGTTGATCAAGGAAGCGTTGTGGATGTGATGTATCCAGACTTGTACAGGGGGCTAGGTTTGAAGCCAGAGGACTTAACAGCCTATAATTCTCCTCTAGTAAGCTTTGAGGGAAGGTTGGTCACTCCCAAGGGGCTAATCAGGCTGCCCGTGCAGTCAGGTatggatgtggtggaggtggactttatTGTTGTAGATGTTTTTTCTCCATACACGGCTATTGtgggcagaccttggcttcacaCCCTTAAAGCGGTTTCGTCCACTCTACATCAGAAGGTTAAGTACCCATTCGGAGACCAAGTGTTGGAAATAGTAGGGAGTCAGGCGGCTGCTCGGCAGTGCCTAGTAGTGGCTATACAGCATCGGCCAGAAGCAGAAACCTCGGCTACGGCTGACAATGAGTTATAG